The proteins below are encoded in one region of Micromonospora sp. DSM 45708:
- a CDS encoding adenylate/guanylate cyclase domain-containing protein produces the protein MTCPVCGTVAVPGARFCHNCGAALPAAATLPAAERRVVTVLFGDLSEFTSWSEDLDPERVGAVTDRVLAALAGAVKTFGGHVDKLTGDGIMAVFGAPVAHEDDAERAVRAALSMQRAVRRVLDDERGGGAPLGLRVGLNTGDVIAGIQAAIEYTVIGDTVNTAARLADAAAVGAIYAGARTSTATRHVASWRALRPLRLKGKREPVEAYELLGLLDAPGTRSGLGDEAPYVGRETEIGRVAGRLAEVIDRGEPRVLLMTAEAGIGKSRFAAEVERLAAGYDVGTGRYAAHTGARVLSVRCAAFGERRRLAPLADLVRAAVGLPNDAATAVTRPAVEERLRRLGQRLARLPGDPPPIAVDQLLALLGYAELPPATESVEWNAATAPADAEVVPNAVAELLSGLAGEAPLVIVVDDLHDATAETVKALALTLNRLTGPVLVLLLGRPELVRTAGALTRLADAEVHALPPLRGADAARLLTSYLSGGRLSQADADRLLATAQGNPFYLAELVTLLMERGALTAGAGRGADVAWRLAPGSLGSRLLSRDLAAVLAARIDALPPDARSVLRDAAVVGDTVATGALEALREQRVGRDGRPAAVAAVELDRAVEELLQRRMLHRTRTGFAFATPLMREAAYTGVSKAELAERHAALARWAAPESVAEAGTPAGGFTEAARDDFVAEHVERATALADAVKLRPDAPARAVAGLGVAALGRAARRSLRVGEPALAVEYAERAAELARGAVPPADRVVHARALLQIGRPADALASAEKIAANAGDPATRAAALLLAGQAQQTLGDAERADRSYSEALQVATDADLPPLRASAMRRLGMADFVAGRLGQASSRLAASYQVSLAAKDLRGQAWSLQNLAWVTTTRGDFAGTDAVLGRAARLFAELKDPYGRAWLRGTTAFARLLAGRLREAYRLARVFLPFGERVGEAWAVGTLRAVEAYATAELGDLAEADRAARRAYREFAEVGDDWGQGFALVVRGVVARGLGEPEHAADLFSDALEYAGRTTHPLLTGMAGTLRGFVALDMGDCETAEREARSVLTSVEPHNPQAPAQVAPRVLLAMARVAAGDPGTAVGLLAPVATVAANAPSLLISRRQTMARYAAALLAHGQREQALDWAQRSIAAPAEDVRSQVVARLVLAEALDAAGRPAEALASAEEAVRLAYATEQLSERGAADALRARLAAG, from the coding sequence GTGACCTGCCCGGTGTGCGGGACCGTCGCGGTGCCCGGCGCGCGGTTCTGCCACAACTGCGGAGCGGCGCTGCCGGCCGCCGCGACCCTGCCGGCCGCCGAGCGCCGCGTGGTCACCGTGCTCTTCGGCGACCTCTCCGAGTTCACCTCCTGGTCCGAGGACCTGGACCCGGAGCGGGTCGGCGCGGTCACCGACCGGGTGCTCGCCGCGCTGGCCGGGGCGGTCAAGACGTTCGGCGGGCACGTCGACAAGCTCACCGGTGACGGGATCATGGCGGTCTTCGGCGCGCCGGTCGCGCACGAGGACGACGCCGAGCGGGCCGTCCGGGCGGCGCTGTCCATGCAACGGGCCGTCCGCCGGGTGCTCGACGACGAGCGGGGCGGCGGGGCGCCGCTCGGCCTGCGGGTCGGGCTCAACACCGGGGACGTCATCGCCGGCATCCAGGCCGCCATCGAGTACACCGTCATCGGCGACACGGTGAACACCGCCGCCCGGCTCGCCGACGCCGCCGCGGTCGGCGCGATCTACGCCGGGGCGCGGACCTCCACCGCGACCCGGCACGTCGCCTCCTGGCGGGCGCTGCGTCCGCTGCGGCTCAAGGGCAAGCGCGAACCGGTGGAGGCGTACGAGCTGCTGGGCCTGCTGGACGCGCCGGGCACCCGGTCCGGCCTCGGCGACGAGGCGCCCTACGTGGGCCGGGAGACCGAGATCGGCCGCGTCGCCGGCCGGCTCGCCGAGGTGATCGACCGAGGTGAACCCCGGGTGCTGCTGATGACCGCCGAGGCGGGCATCGGCAAGTCCCGGTTCGCCGCCGAGGTGGAGCGCCTCGCCGCCGGCTACGACGTCGGCACCGGCCGGTACGCGGCGCACACCGGCGCCCGGGTGCTCTCGGTCCGCTGCGCCGCGTTCGGCGAGCGACGCCGGCTGGCGCCCCTGGCCGACCTGGTCCGCGCCGCGGTCGGCCTGCCGAACGACGCGGCGACCGCGGTGACCCGGCCGGCCGTCGAGGAGCGCCTGCGCCGGCTCGGCCAGCGCCTCGCCCGGCTCCCCGGCGACCCGCCGCCGATCGCCGTGGACCAGCTCCTGGCCCTGCTCGGGTACGCCGAACTGCCGCCCGCCACGGAGAGCGTCGAGTGGAACGCCGCCACCGCGCCGGCGGACGCCGAGGTGGTGCCGAACGCCGTCGCGGAACTGCTCAGCGGGCTGGCCGGCGAGGCTCCGCTGGTGATCGTGGTGGACGACCTGCACGACGCCACCGCCGAGACGGTCAAGGCGCTCGCGCTGACCCTCAACCGGCTCACCGGGCCGGTGCTGGTGCTGCTGCTCGGCCGCCCCGAGCTGGTGCGTACCGCCGGCGCGCTCACCCGGCTCGCGGACGCCGAGGTGCACGCGTTGCCGCCGTTGCGCGGCGCGGACGCGGCTCGGCTGCTCACCAGCTACCTGTCCGGGGGCCGGCTGTCCCAGGCCGACGCGGACCGGCTGCTCGCCACCGCCCAGGGCAATCCGTTCTACCTGGCCGAACTGGTCACGCTGCTGATGGAACGCGGCGCGCTGACCGCCGGCGCGGGGCGCGGGGCGGACGTGGCCTGGCGGCTGGCCCCCGGCTCGCTGGGCAGCCGGTTGCTCTCCCGGGACCTGGCCGCCGTGCTCGCGGCGCGCATCGACGCGCTGCCGCCGGACGCCCGCTCGGTGCTGCGCGACGCCGCGGTGGTCGGCGACACGGTGGCCACCGGCGCGCTGGAGGCGCTGCGCGAGCAGCGGGTCGGGCGGGACGGACGGCCCGCCGCGGTGGCCGCGGTCGAGCTGGACCGGGCCGTCGAGGAGCTGCTGCAACGTCGCATGCTGCACCGCACCCGCACCGGTTTCGCCTTCGCGACCCCGCTGATGCGGGAGGCCGCGTACACCGGCGTGAGCAAGGCGGAGCTGGCCGAGCGGCACGCCGCGTTGGCCCGCTGGGCCGCCCCGGAGAGCGTGGCCGAGGCGGGCACCCCGGCGGGCGGGTTCACCGAGGCGGCCCGGGACGACTTCGTCGCCGAGCACGTCGAACGGGCGACCGCGCTCGCCGACGCGGTCAAGCTCCGCCCGGATGCGCCGGCCCGGGCGGTCGCCGGCCTGGGCGTGGCCGCGCTGGGCCGGGCCGCCCGCCGGTCGCTGCGCGTCGGCGAGCCGGCGCTGGCCGTCGAGTACGCCGAACGCGCCGCCGAGCTGGCCCGTGGCGCGGTGCCTCCGGCCGACCGGGTGGTGCACGCCCGCGCGTTGTTGCAGATCGGCCGCCCGGCCGACGCGCTCGCCTCGGCGGAGAAGATCGCCGCGAACGCCGGCGATCCGGCCACCCGGGCCGCGGCGCTGCTGCTGGCCGGGCAGGCCCAGCAGACGTTGGGCGACGCCGAGCGCGCCGACCGCAGCTACTCCGAGGCGTTGCAGGTGGCCACCGACGCCGACCTGCCCCCGCTGCGGGCCTCGGCGATGCGCCGGCTCGGCATGGCCGACTTCGTCGCCGGCCGGCTGGGGCAGGCGAGCAGCCGGCTGGCCGCCTCCTACCAGGTCAGCCTCGCCGCGAAGGACCTGCGCGGGCAGGCCTGGTCGTTGCAGAACCTGGCCTGGGTGACCACCACCCGGGGCGACTTCGCCGGCACCGACGCGGTGCTCGGCCGGGCCGCCCGGTTGTTCGCCGAGCTGAAGGACCCGTACGGGCGGGCCTGGCTGCGCGGCACCACCGCGTTCGCCCGGCTGCTCGCCGGCCGGCTGCGGGAGGCGTACCGGCTGGCGCGGGTGTTCCTGCCGTTCGGGGAGCGGGTCGGCGAGGCGTGGGCGGTGGGCACGCTGCGGGCGGTCGAGGCGTACGCCACCGCCGAGCTGGGTGACCTGGCCGAGGCGGACCGGGCGGCGCGGCGCGCGTACCGGGAGTTCGCCGAGGTGGGCGACGACTGGGGGCAGGGCTTCGCGCTGGTGGTGCGCGGCGTGGTGGCGCGCGGGCTGGGCGAGCCGGAGCACGCCGCCGACCTGTTCTCCGACGCGCTGGAGTACGCCGGCCGCACCACCCATCCGTTGCTCACCGGCATGGCCGGCACGCTGCGCGGCTTCGTCGCGCTGGACATGGGCGACTGCGAGACCGCCGAGCGGGAGGCGCGGTCGGTGCTGACCAGTGTGGAGCCGCACAACCCGCAGGCGCCGGCCCAGGTGGCGCCGCGGGTGCTGCTCGCGATGGCCCGGGTCGCGGCCGGTGACCCGGGGACCGCGGTCGGGCTGCTCGCCCCGGTGGCCACCGTGGCGGCCAACGCGCCCTCGCTGCTGATCTCGCGGCGGCAGACGATGGCCCGGTACGCTGCCGCGCTGCTCGCCCACGGCCAGCGGGAGCAGGCGTTGGACTGGGCGCAGCGGTCGATCGCCGCCCCGGCCGAGGACGTCCGCAGCCAGGTGGTGGCGCGGCTGGTGCTGGCCGAGGCGCTGGACGCCGCCGGCCGTCCGGCGGAGGCGCTGGCCAGCGCCGAGGAGGCGGTCCGCCTGGCGTACGCCACCGAGCAGCTCAGCGAGCGGGGGGCCGCGGACGCGCTGCGGGCCCGTCTCGCCGCCGGCTGA
- a CDS encoding serine/threonine-protein kinase, with amino-acid sequence MTETPPGALRLPIVPGLTDLSVFARGGYATVYRATQISVGREVAVKVENRTLDSERDQARFLREARAAGRMSSHPHVVDLFDVGVTVDQHPYLIMELCDGSYAERMRTSPLDALETRDLGVKIADALAHSHAAGVLHRDVKPANILHSEFNSAVLADFGLAVLAEVRDASVTLEVLTPAYAPPEMFNHSPPSPAVDVYALCATLYAVMHGRPPRWQSERNPSLVTVLEMFQHPIPGLPGVPDELIDVLRLGMSNDPGARPSAVELRGLLAALPLDPGTPAPPFVGGPYERTGGPYDRTGGPSPRQPVRDDHPTMPTRSRRWPRRWFLGGAGVLALAASAGGGAWLAGGTPPVVVSPTPVATGVAGPTPMPGCASADVRLPAGARCAPELECYGPVRLRRERAEASRVPCDGQHTWETYAAGDLPSGLTGAGHDVVAADPTVRKVCNVGTFRLVSGVEPATGWNLEVLPPAESEPDRTYRCLAGQGVNALARPTLTGR; translated from the coding sequence GTGACCGAGACCCCGCCCGGCGCCCTGCGGCTGCCCATTGTGCCCGGTCTGACCGACCTGTCGGTGTTTGCCCGTGGTGGTTACGCCACCGTCTACCGGGCCACCCAGATCTCGGTGGGGCGCGAGGTGGCCGTCAAGGTCGAGAACCGGACGCTGGACAGCGAGCGCGACCAGGCCCGCTTCCTGCGCGAGGCCCGCGCCGCCGGGCGGATGTCGTCGCACCCGCACGTGGTCGACCTCTTCGACGTCGGGGTCACCGTCGACCAGCACCCCTACCTCATCATGGAGCTGTGCGACGGCTCGTACGCGGAACGGATGCGGACCTCGCCGCTGGACGCGCTGGAGACCCGCGACCTCGGTGTGAAGATCGCCGACGCGCTGGCCCACTCGCACGCGGCCGGCGTGCTGCACCGCGACGTCAAGCCGGCCAACATCCTGCACTCCGAGTTCAACTCGGCGGTGCTTGCCGACTTCGGTCTGGCGGTGCTGGCCGAGGTGCGCGACGCCTCGGTCACGCTGGAGGTGCTCACCCCGGCGTACGCGCCGCCGGAGATGTTCAACCACAGCCCGCCCAGCCCGGCCGTCGACGTCTACGCGCTCTGCGCGACGCTCTACGCGGTGATGCACGGCCGGCCGCCGCGCTGGCAGTCCGAGCGCAACCCGAGCCTGGTCACCGTGCTGGAGATGTTCCAGCATCCGATCCCCGGCCTGCCCGGGGTGCCCGACGAGCTGATCGACGTGCTGCGTCTGGGCATGTCGAACGACCCGGGCGCGCGGCCCTCCGCCGTCGAGCTTCGCGGCCTGCTCGCCGCGCTGCCGCTCGACCCCGGCACCCCGGCGCCCCCGTTCGTCGGTGGCCCGTACGAACGCACCGGCGGGCCGTACGACCGCACCGGCGGGCCGAGCCCTCGGCAGCCGGTCCGGGACGACCACCCGACCATGCCGACGCGGAGCCGGCGCTGGCCGAGGCGTTGGTTCCTCGGTGGGGCCGGGGTGCTCGCGTTGGCCGCCTCGGCCGGCGGCGGCGCGTGGCTGGCCGGTGGCACGCCGCCGGTGGTGGTGTCGCCGACACCGGTGGCCACCGGCGTGGCCGGGCCGACGCCGATGCCCGGCTGCGCGTCCGCCGACGTCCGGCTCCCGGCCGGTGCGCGTTGCGCGCCCGAGTTGGAGTGCTACGGGCCGGTACGCCTGCGCCGCGAACGTGCCGAGGCGAGCCGGGTGCCGTGCGACGGTCAGCACACCTGGGAGACCTACGCCGCCGGTGACCTGCCGAGCGGTCTCACCGGGGCCGGCCACGACGTGGTCGCCGCCGACCCGACCGTCCGCAAGGTCTGCAATGTGGGCACGTTCCGGTTGGTCAGTGGCGTCGAACCGGCGACCGGGTGGAACCTGGAGGTGCTGCCGCCGGCCGAGAGCGAGCCCGACCGCACCTACCGCTGCCTGGCCGGGCAGGGCGTGAACGCGCTCGCCCGTCCCACGCTCACCGGTCGCTGA
- a CDS encoding alpha/beta hydrolase codes for MPRVIRSLTATGIAGILLAGSAVSPAVAAPTPQPTTYDRTSAAEARRVDRVPTPELDWYACYDYAECATVRLPLDYDNPKGATTEVALLRVRARDQQHRIGSLFLNPGGPGGSGTSIALAAPYFLGDDLLDRFDVVGVDPRGVGSGDTIKCFRTVKDQTRAYAGLNVAFPWTKAEEKAYVASSKAVGAACSTTGRPLTGAASTVEVARDMDVLRRAVGDRKLSYLGFSYGTALGQYYANMFPDRFRALVVDGVLNPDAWVGQGRARNQLQETRLRSADGAYRALHEILVRCGKVGPERCALAADGDPVTVYDTVAQRLRKKPAVIDDPEYGSFTVSYADFVGATLNVLYDPYGWQSVVDITGQLLAATDPATGRAAAASARKALAARAAQARQQRGYDFPYDNGLETFLTVDCTDAYHPRSADAWPALAAREDQRAPYFGRAWAWGTAPCARDTWTVRDEDAYTGPFNRTTAAPVLVVGNYWDPATSYQGAVSSAALLPNSRLLSSDSWGHTAYGTSACVTGKIDAYLLTGKPPAKGVRCVGDAQPFQEDPAAGRVAAAKSELARAGVPGRGEPKRLPPVTTPRPAIGTLTVR; via the coding sequence ATGCCCCGTGTAATCCGGTCCCTCACCGCAACAGGGATCGCCGGGATCCTCCTCGCCGGATCGGCCGTCTCGCCCGCCGTGGCCGCGCCGACGCCGCAACCGACGACGTACGACCGCACCAGCGCGGCGGAGGCGCGTCGGGTGGATCGCGTGCCGACGCCGGAGCTGGACTGGTACGCCTGCTACGACTACGCCGAGTGCGCCACCGTCCGCCTGCCGCTCGACTACGACAACCCGAAGGGCGCCACCACCGAGGTCGCGCTGCTCCGGGTCAGGGCCCGCGACCAGCAGCACAGGATCGGCAGCCTGTTCCTCAACCCCGGGGGTCCGGGTGGCTCCGGCACCAGCATCGCGCTCGCCGCGCCCTACTTCCTCGGCGACGACCTGCTCGACCGCTTCGACGTGGTCGGCGTCGACCCGCGCGGCGTCGGGTCCGGCGACACCATCAAGTGCTTCCGCACCGTCAAGGACCAGACCCGGGCGTACGCCGGGCTGAACGTCGCGTTCCCGTGGACGAAGGCGGAGGAGAAGGCGTACGTCGCCTCCTCGAAGGCGGTCGGCGCGGCGTGCTCGACCACCGGCAGGCCGCTGACCGGTGCGGCGTCCACCGTCGAGGTGGCCCGCGACATGGACGTGCTGCGCCGGGCGGTCGGCGACCGGAAACTCAGCTACCTGGGCTTCAGCTACGGCACCGCGCTGGGCCAGTACTACGCCAACATGTTCCCGGACCGGTTCCGCGCGCTCGTCGTCGACGGCGTGCTCAACCCGGACGCCTGGGTCGGTCAGGGCCGGGCCCGCAACCAGCTCCAGGAGACGCGGCTGCGCAGCGCCGACGGCGCGTACCGGGCGCTGCACGAGATCCTGGTGCGATGCGGCAAGGTCGGTCCGGAGCGGTGCGCGTTGGCGGCCGACGGTGACCCGGTCACCGTGTACGACACCGTGGCGCAGCGGCTGCGCAAGAAGCCGGCCGTGATCGACGACCCGGAGTACGGCTCGTTCACCGTCAGCTACGCCGACTTCGTCGGGGCCACGCTCAACGTGCTCTACGACCCGTACGGCTGGCAGTCGGTCGTGGACATCACCGGGCAACTACTGGCCGCGACCGACCCGGCCACCGGCCGGGCCGCCGCCGCGTCGGCCCGCAAGGCGCTCGCCGCCCGTGCCGCGCAGGCCCGGCAGCAGCGGGGGTACGACTTCCCGTACGACAACGGGCTGGAGACGTTCCTGACCGTGGACTGCACCGACGCGTACCACCCGAGGAGCGCGGACGCCTGGCCGGCACTGGCGGCCAGGGAGGACCAGCGGGCGCCCTACTTCGGGCGGGCCTGGGCCTGGGGCACCGCGCCCTGCGCCCGCGACACCTGGACCGTGCGCGACGAGGACGCCTACACCGGCCCGTTCAACCGCACCACCGCCGCCCCGGTGCTCGTGGTCGGCAACTACTGGGACCCGGCGACCAGCTACCAGGGTGCGGTCAGCTCGGCCGCGCTGCTGCCGAACAGCCGGCTGCTGAGCAGCGACAGTTGGGGGCACACCGCGTACGGCACCTCGGCGTGCGTGACCGGGAAGATCGACGCGTACCTGCTCACCGGCAAGCCGCCGGCCAAGGGCGTGCGCTGCGTCGGTGACGCCCAGCCGTTCCAGGAGGACCCGGCCGCCGGCCGGGTCGCCGCGGCCAAGAGCGAGCTGGCCCGCGCCGGCGTGCCCGGTCGGGGCGAGCCGAAGCGGCTGCCGCCGGTGACCACGCCGCGGCCGGCGATCGGCACGCTGACCGTCCGCTGA
- a CDS encoding transporter substrate-binding domain-containing protein → MPEVSPRRLRSLATTLAVALTLTLAAAAGCDNRREPPLPSVLDKLHDSHIDGQAKIKIGVSETEPLMGELRNGAHTGFDVEIARYIAASLGFQGEQRIQWVALATEDRIPALQGGTVDLIVSSFSMTEEREKLISFAGPYFVTTQEVMVPTRLRDQVRTIEDLRRPGLRVCTSGGSTTEAELEKHQIRAYVVKTVGDCVRGIREKRYDAVSSDETILAGFLSQYPTEFEIVDMPFGTSELLGVGVPIGDPALRDLVAFALQKSYLEGRDGISSPWLTAYNRTLGPWLKAEKSQPQPLNVPKLVDFDDKAPRR, encoded by the coding sequence ATGCCCGAGGTCTCTCCCCGCCGGCTCCGTTCCCTCGCCACCACGCTGGCTGTGGCGCTGACGCTCACCCTGGCCGCCGCCGCCGGCTGCGACAACCGCCGCGAACCCCCGCTGCCCTCGGTGCTCGACAAGCTGCACGACTCGCACATCGACGGCCAGGCGAAGATCAAGATCGGGGTGTCGGAGACCGAGCCGCTGATGGGCGAGCTGCGCAACGGCGCGCACACCGGCTTCGACGTCGAGATCGCCCGCTACATCGCCGCCTCCCTCGGCTTCCAGGGCGAACAGCGCATCCAGTGGGTGGCACTGGCCACCGAGGACCGCATTCCCGCGCTCCAGGGCGGCACCGTCGACCTGATCGTGTCGAGCTTCTCGATGACCGAGGAGCGCGAGAAGCTGATCAGCTTCGCCGGGCCGTACTTCGTCACCACCCAGGAGGTGATGGTGCCGACGCGGCTGCGCGACCAGGTCCGCACCATCGAGGACCTGCGCCGGCCGGGGCTGCGCGTCTGCACCAGCGGCGGCTCCACCACCGAGGCGGAACTGGAGAAGCACCAGATCCGGGCGTACGTGGTGAAGACCGTCGGCGACTGCGTGCGGGGCATCCGGGAGAAGCGGTACGACGCGGTCAGCTCCGACGAGACCATCCTGGCCGGCTTCCTCTCCCAGTACCCCACCGAGTTCGAGATCGTCGACATGCCGTTCGGCACCAGCGAGCTGCTCGGCGTCGGTGTGCCGATCGGCGATCCGGCGCTGCGTGACCTGGTCGCGTTCGCGCTCCAGAAGAGCTACCTGGAGGGGCGGGACGGGATCAGCAGCCCGTGGCTGACCGCGTACAACCGCACGCTCGGGCCGTGGCTCAAGGCGGAGAAGTCCCAGCCGCAGCCGCTGAACGTGCCGAAGCTCGTCGACTTCGACGACAAGGCGCCCCGGCGATGA
- a CDS encoding helix-turn-helix domain-containing protein → MALTLRQLRDRAGITSAEAARRVDHDASWLSRIETAEVRPHPNDVRALLTLYGVEGDQAEAVIAVARQAKQRGWWQRYSDVLPDWFAAYVGMESEASVIRTYECQMVPGLLQTEEYARAAFEGAPVPMRDNEVERQVALRLERQAILAGHEPSILRVVIDEGAARRMVGGPEVLHRQLLRLAEESTRSNVHIQLLPYSAGVGFDGSFVILDFPPLPDPYPDAAEERMVYVDTLTGALYLDRPSEVVAYAAAHEQLQALALAPKQTRDTLRSIAADLIA, encoded by the coding sequence TTGGCGCTCACCCTGCGGCAACTCCGTGACAGGGCCGGCATCACCTCGGCCGAAGCCGCGCGGCGGGTCGACCACGACGCGAGCTGGCTCAGCCGCATCGAGACGGCGGAAGTCCGCCCGCACCCGAACGACGTGCGCGCCCTGCTGACGCTGTACGGCGTCGAGGGCGACCAGGCCGAAGCGGTGATCGCGGTAGCCCGGCAGGCCAAGCAGCGCGGCTGGTGGCAGCGGTACAGCGATGTCCTGCCGGACTGGTTCGCGGCCTACGTGGGCATGGAGTCGGAGGCGTCCGTCATCCGCACCTACGAGTGCCAGATGGTGCCCGGCCTGTTGCAGACGGAGGAGTACGCCCGGGCGGCCTTCGAAGGTGCTCCGGTGCCGATGCGCGACAACGAGGTGGAACGCCAGGTCGCCCTACGGCTGGAGCGCCAAGCCATCCTTGCCGGTCACGAACCATCGATCCTACGAGTGGTCATCGACGAGGGAGCGGCACGTCGCATGGTCGGTGGCCCGGAGGTGCTGCACCGCCAACTCCTGCGGCTCGCGGAGGAGTCGACCCGCAGCAACGTCCACATCCAGTTGCTGCCCTACTCGGCAGGGGTCGGCTTCGACGGCAGCTTCGTGATCCTCGACTTCCCACCCCTGCCCGACCCGTATCCGGACGCGGCCGAGGAGCGCATGGTGTACGTCGACACCCTGACCGGCGCGCTGTATCTGGACCGACCGAGCGAGGTGGTCGCCTACGCGGCGGCTCATGAGCAACTGCAAGCCCTTGCGCTGGCACCCAAGCAAACGCGAGATACGCTGCGTTCGATCGCAGCAGACCTGATCGCCTAG
- a CDS encoding DUF397 domain-containing protein, with amino-acid sequence MDLTRVTWRKSTRSGSSGNCVEVATPPEAVMVRDTKDRQGPTLSFAADRWTGFVHAIRSGTFDA; translated from the coding sequence ATGGACCTGACTCGCGTCACCTGGCGCAAGAGCACCCGGTCCGGCTCCAGCGGCAACTGCGTCGAGGTTGCCACCCCGCCCGAGGCCGTGATGGTTCGCGACACCAAGGACCGGCAGGGTCCGACGCTGTCGTTCGCCGCCGACCGGTGGACCGGCTTCGTCCACGCGATCAGGTCCGGCACGTTCGACGCCTGA
- a CDS encoding acyl-CoA dehydrogenase family protein — MNFDLTEEQDQLRDAVRALGRRYGHSYFVSKAKSGEHTTELWHEAGRLGYLGVNIPTEYGGGGGGITELALVCEELAAAGCPLLLLVVSPAIAATVINKHGTEEQRKRHLPGLADGSQKIVFAITEPDAGSNFHRLATVARRDGDDWLLTGRKVYISGVDEADHVLVVARTEDASSGKLKPALFLVPTDAPGLEKSKLDMEILSPENQFQLFLDDVRLPADALVGESLAAGLPALFAGLNPERITVAAMGAGTGRYAIEKASEYTATRKVWGGRSIGSHQGVSHPLAHAAVQVELARLMIHKAATLYDAGRDLEAGVSGNMAKYAAGEAAALAVDTAVQALGGAGMTTEYGVATLLGAVRAGRIAPVSREMILNFVAQHVLSQDKSY, encoded by the coding sequence GTGAACTTCGACCTCACCGAAGAACAGGACCAGCTCCGCGACGCGGTACGCGCGCTGGGCCGCAGGTACGGCCACTCCTACTTCGTGTCCAAGGCCAAGTCGGGCGAGCACACCACCGAGCTGTGGCACGAGGCCGGCCGGCTCGGCTACCTCGGCGTCAACATCCCCACCGAGTACGGCGGCGGGGGCGGCGGCATCACCGAGCTGGCGCTGGTGTGCGAGGAGCTGGCCGCGGCGGGCTGCCCGCTGCTGCTGCTCGTGGTCTCCCCCGCCATCGCCGCCACCGTGATCAACAAGCACGGTACGGAGGAGCAGCGCAAGCGGCACCTGCCCGGCCTCGCCGACGGCTCCCAGAAGATCGTCTTCGCGATCACCGAGCCGGACGCCGGGTCGAACTTCCACCGCCTCGCCACGGTGGCCCGCCGCGACGGCGACGACTGGCTGCTCACCGGCCGCAAGGTCTACATCTCCGGCGTCGACGAGGCCGACCACGTGCTGGTGGTGGCCAGGACCGAGGACGCCTCCTCCGGAAAACTCAAGCCGGCGCTGTTCCTCGTGCCGACCGACGCGCCCGGCCTGGAGAAGTCCAAACTGGACATGGAGATCCTGTCGCCGGAGAACCAGTTCCAGCTCTTCCTGGACGACGTGCGGCTGCCCGCCGACGCGCTCGTCGGCGAGTCGTTGGCCGCCGGCCTGCCGGCGCTGTTCGCCGGGCTCAACCCGGAGCGGATCACGGTCGCCGCGATGGGCGCCGGCACCGGCCGCTACGCCATCGAGAAGGCGTCGGAGTACACCGCCACCCGCAAGGTCTGGGGCGGGCGCTCGATCGGCTCGCACCAGGGCGTGTCGCACCCGCTCGCGCACGCCGCCGTCCAGGTGGAACTGGCCCGGCTGATGATCCACAAGGCAGCCACGCTCTACGACGCCGGGCGCGACCTGGAGGCCGGCGTCTCCGGCAACATGGCCAAGTACGCGGCCGGCGAGGCCGCCGCGCTCGCCGTCGACACCGCCGTCCAGGCGCTCGGCGGGGCCGGCATGACCACCGAGTACGGCGTGGCGACGCTGCTCGGCGCCGTGCGCGCCGGCCGGATCGCCCCGGTCAGCCGCGAGATGATCCTCAACTTCGTCGCCCAGCACGTCCTGTCCCAGGACAAGTCCTACTGA